A region of Chelonia mydas isolate rCheMyd1 chromosome 7, rCheMyd1.pri.v2, whole genome shotgun sequence DNA encodes the following proteins:
- the C7H10orf143 gene encoding uncharacterized protein C10orf143 homolog isoform X2 — MELLALHTRRRRGALVPPESAGEPERKRVCKSLEPIPNESDFCHQLNECAMDYWTMELDSKQKGTTEQFIPQTPKEKPNSMIFQNHGSKGTAQPCPRCIAGESGHFNHIMGF; from the exons ATGGAGCTGCTGGCGCTGCACacgcggcggcggcggggggcgcTGGTCCCGCCCGAGTCCGCGGGAGAACCGGAGCGC AAACGAGTATGCAAGAGTTTAGAGCCCATTCCAAATGAGAGTGATTTTTGCCACCAATTAAATGAATGTGCTATGGATTACTGGACTATGGAGCTGGATTCTAAACAGAAAGGTACCACAGAACAATTTATTCCTCAGACCCCTAAGGAAAAGCCAAATTCAATG ATTTTTCAAAATCATGGAAGCAAAGGTACTGCCCAGCCTTGCCCAAGATGTATTGCAGGAGAATCT